The nucleotide sequence GCAATAGACTTGTGTTCCAAAGAAGGCGGCGGGAAAGTTATCATTCCATCGGGTAAAAAAGTGCTTATAGGAACCATTTACTTGAAAGATTTTGTAACGCTCTATCTCGAAAACGGTTCAGTTTTATTAGGGAGTCCTGATTATTCGGATTATGCAACGGATACGCATAAAAACACCTATAAGAACGAACCTCATATGGATCGTTGCTTGATTTTTGCGAATGAGGCCAAATCTTTTTCAATTGAAGGAAAAGGCACAATTGATGCCAATGGTCATCCGAAGAATTTTACCAAAGAAAAAGGCGGTCGCCCGATGATGCTTCGTTTTCTCAATTGTAATGACATTCATTTAAGTGATGTTACGCTAATTAATCCTGCAGCTTGGACATCGGCTTGGTTGTATTGCAACGAAATTGTAGTGGACGGAATCAAAATCATCAGTAGAGTCAATCACAATGGTGATGGACTGGATTTTGATGGGTGTACCAATGTGAGAGTCTCTAATTCCTCATTTGACACCAGTGACGATTCCATTTGTTTACAAACTTCCAGACCTGATAAACCTTGTAAAGATATAGTGATTACCAATTGTGTGTTTACGAGTAAATGGGCGGCCATGCGTTTTGGTTTGGCTTCCAGAGGCGATTTTGAGTCGGTTACAGTGAATAATTGTACCTTTCATGATATATCAGATTCAGGTTTAAAAATCCAAATGAACGAAGGAGGCGAAATGAAAAACATGATTTTTTCGAATATTGTAATGAAAAACGTGCCACGCCCTATTTTTATGACTTTTTGCCAGCAAAGAGCAGGGGTAGATGCACCCAAAGAAATGGCACCAATGAATGCCATGCACGGATTTATTTTCGAAAATATAATAGTTGACAATAGAGCGTTGGACAAAAATTCGGTCATTTTTATAACAGGAATGCCAAATCATTATATTGCCGATATTCAGTTGAAAAACATACAAATGACTGTTTCAGGTGGTGGAACAAAGGAAGAAGCTTTGAATAAAAACATAAAAGAATTTACGCTAGAAACCTTGGGCGATTGGTGGCCAGAATTCAGTAAAGTAGGCACTTTACCCGCTTCAGGGATTTTTGCCCGCCATGTTGATGGTTTGTCTATTGATAATTTCCATATCAATATTGTGAACAAGGACGAACGTAAGCCTGTTGTTTTTGATGATGTGTTGAATGGTTCAACGGATACCATTTTTGTAAATAGAAAAAAAGTAAAACATAATAATTGAGAAATGAATAATAAACTAATAAAACTATTTTTAGTCAATCTAATCACTACGGTTGCCTCGTATGCACAACAACCTAACATTGTTTGGATTGTTTCTGAGGACAATTCGAAACATTATATGAAATTGTTTGATGAACACGGTATTGCCACGCCCAACATTGAGAATTTAGCTAAGGAAGGAATTGTTTTTGACTGTGCTTTTTCGAATGCTGCGGTATGTAGTGCTGCTCGTTCTACTTTGATTACGTCAACGTATGGACCAAAATTAGCAACACATTACCACCGAGCGGAAGGCAAAGTGACCTTGAACAATACCCAAGAAATGTTTCCCGCTTATTTGAGAAAAGCGGGTTATTATACAGCCAATAATGCTAAGGAAGATTATAATATTTATAAATCCAATGAAGTTTGGGACGAATCGTCTAAAAAGGCATCCTATAAAAACAGAAAGCCAGGGCAACCTTTCTTTTACGTTTTTAATATCGAAACCACTCACGAAAGCCGTATTCATTTTACTAATGAAACGATGAATACGACCAAAACTACGATGAATCCTGCTGAGGTTTTTGTACAACCGAATCACCCTCAAACGGATTTGTTTAGATATACAAACACCTATTACCGCGATAAAATCAAGGCAATGGACACTGAAGTAGGCGCCGTTTTAGACCAATTGAAAAAAGATAATTTACTAGAGAATACCATTATTTTCTACTATGGAGATCATGGTGGCGTGTTGCCTGATAGCAAAGGCTATTTGACCGAAACGGGATTACATATTCCACTGGTTGTTTATGTGCCAAAGAAATACCAGGATTTAGCAGCCTTTCAACCGGGTTCACGAACCAATTCTTTTGTGAGTTTTGTGGATTTTGGAGCGACTGTTTTGAATCTTGCAGGTGTTAGTGTCCCTAAAACAATGGATGGAAAACCTTTTTTAGGGAAAAATATTTCGAAAAATGAACTTGAAAAGAGAGATGAAACCATCGGTTATGCAGATCGTTTTGACGAAAAGTACGATATGGTAAGAAGTCTTCGAAAAGGAAACCTGAAGTACGTGCGCAATTTTGAACCTTTCAATGTAGATGGGTTAATGAATGAGTACCGTTACAAACAATTGGCGTATAAGGAATGGTTTGAGTTATTCAAGGCTGGAAAATTAAATGCAGTGCAATCGCAGTTTTTTGAGCCCAAAGCAGCCGAAGCCTTATATGATTTAGACAAAGACCCATTTGAAACTAAAAATTTGGCAAACGATCCTGCTTATCAGTCACAGTTAGTGAGTTTGCGCAAAAAGTTGCATTCTTGGATGGAAAAACAACCTGATTTGTCCTTGTATCCTGAATTTTATTTGTTGGATAATGCCATTCAGAATCCGTTGGAGTTTGGAAAAAAACATCAAAAAGACATCAAGAAGTACCTTAAAATTGCTGATTTAGAGGTGTTAAATTTTGACAAAGCAGCCCCTAAGATTGTAAAATGTTTGCAATCAAAAGACAAATGGGAGCGTTACTGGGGATTAATTGTAGCGACTTCTTTTGGAGAGCAAGCAAAATCGTTGACAGCACAAATTACAACTCTAATGAAATCGGATACTGAAATCATAAACAGAGTTAGAGCTGCTGAATTTTTGGCAATTGTCGCACATCAAAACACAAGCCAACCTATTCTGGAAGCGCTTTATCAATCTAAAAAAGAAACGGAAGCCTTGTTGATTTTAAATAGCATTGTTCTATTAAAAGATTTCTATCAAAAATATCCATTCCAACTTGAGTTGGAAAAAATAGACAAAAAAGTGCGTGAAAATTATACAGTAGGCAGAAGATTAGAATATTTAGCAACCAAATAAGATTACAATTAATAACACCAATAAAAAAATGAAAAAAATCATCAAAACAATAAAACAAATTGCACCTTTTATTTTAGTATTAGCCGCAAATAGTATTGTGGCACAAAAAAGTCCCGTTTTTGAAAAAGGGCAAGATCCGAAACCAGATGGCAAAAAATGGGAATTAGTAAAAAACATGTCGGATGAATTTAACGGAAAAAAAGTGGATGAAGACAAATGGCAAATTTCCGGTCAAGGCTGGATAGGTCGTGCTCCTGGATTGTTCATGGCCGAAAATATAACGGTATCCGATGGAAGTTTGAAAATTATAACAAACATGCTTCCGCAACCCGTGGTAAAACAAAATAAAACCTATACACACGGAGGTGGGTATGTAGGTTCCAGAAATGCAATGAAATATGGCTATTATGAATGTGAAATGAAAGCCAATAAAACCTTTATGTCATCCACTTTTTGGTTGATTAATGAAGGCAAAGGAGCGCAAGGTTGTGACAAAAGAACTACCGAATTGGATATTCAGGAATGTGTAGGGCAGATTGTAAACAAAGCCGAATGGATGAAAAATTTTGATCAAAAAATGAATTCCAATACCCACAGTCGTAACATACCTGAGGGCTGTGATTATGCCAAAGGTTCTAACAAAGGTGGAGGCGATATTGGTGGGAAAGTATATGATGCTTTTCATGTGTATGGCGTTTGGTGGAAATCTAAAGACGAAATTTTATTCTTTTTAGACGGTAAATTTGTAACCAAAGTGAAACCACCTGCAGATTTTGATATCGATATGTATTTAAGAATGGTAGTTGAAACCTATGATTGGAATCCAGTTCCTGACGATGGTGGAATGAATGGGACTAAGGAAGAACGCACGACAACCTATAACTGGGTGAGATCTTGGAAATTGAATGATTAAAGTGTTGTTATTCAAAAAGGTATGATAAATCAAGCTGTCAAAATACTTGTCGTATTTTTTTTTAGCGGTTATAGTGCTCTATATGCTGTTACAAAGCTCCCTTTTTACATCACTAGTTACGGTGCAAAAGGGGATAGCTTGACCGTTAATACGATTTATATTCAAAAAGCAATTGACGAATGTGCCGCTCAAGGAGGAGGAGTTGTTACAATTCCCAAAGGCATTTTTATTAGTGGCACTATTTTGCTAAAAGATAATGTGGTTCTAAACCTGGTAAAAGGAGCTAAATTAGTAGGGAGCGATAATCCTCTTGATTATCAGAGTATCGACACCTTTGTAGATGCTGTTAAACAGGCTAGGGGAACCTGCTTGATTGGCGCACTGAATGTGAAAAATATTGGAATAACGGGGCAAGGAATCATTGATGGAAATGGTCAAGCATTCTTAGCAACACAATTGAAGAAAAAAAAGGTACAATTAGGTATCGGTGATTCTGTTAAAGATTTTGGAGCCAATCGTCCCTTTCTTTTACGATTTGTAAAATCATCAAATATTTCCCTGAGAGATATTACGATTAGGGAAGCTGCAGCCTGGGCGTGTCATTTTTACCAATCATCAACTATAAAAATCGATGGATTGACCGTGTTCAATCATGCCAATAAAAATAACGATGGGTTTGATTTGGATTCCAGTCATGATATTGAAATAAAAAATTGTAACATCAATACAGGTGACGATTCAATTTGTATTAAAGCGACGAGTTCTCTACCAACATATAATGTTAAAGTCAGAAATTGTATAATTAGTAGCCATTGGGGAGCCCTGAAGTTGGGTACCGAATCGATGGGGGATTTTTACAATATTGATATTCGTGATTGTAAATTATATGATACTCGTGGTGGTGGAATCAAAATATTGAGTGTAGATGGAGCTAATATTCATGATGTTACAATTCAAAACATTGTGATGGACGAGGTTGAAATGCCTATTTTTATTCGTTTAGGTGAACGATTAAATACTTATCGGGAAGCAACCAAACGTGAGGTCGGTTCTATTAACAAAGTAAGCCTTAAGAATATAACCGCAACGACTCGTTCTCCTGAAAAATCAAGAGTTAATCCATCCTCTGGTATTTTGATAACGGGAACTCCCAATCATAAAATAGGGAATGTTAGCTTGGAGAATATAAAAATAACACTAGCAGGTGGAGGTAAGCTTTCTGATGTAGGAGTCGTTGAAGAACAAGAAAAAGCGTATCCTGAATTTAGTTTTTTTAAAGTCTTACCTGCTTATGGAATTTATGCCAGACACATTGAGGATTTGCAAACATCTAATTTAAATTTTAAACTAAAAACAGCTGACGAACGACCAGCTTCAATACTACTAAAATAAATTAAACTAAAATTATGAAAACCAACAAAACCATTTTATGCTTACTTGCCGTTGTAGGTTTAGGAATGACTTCGTGTAAAA is from Flavobacterium sp. NG2 and encodes:
- a CDS encoding family 16 glycosylhydrolase, whose amino-acid sequence is MKKIIKTIKQIAPFILVLAANSIVAQKSPVFEKGQDPKPDGKKWELVKNMSDEFNGKKVDEDKWQISGQGWIGRAPGLFMAENITVSDGSLKIITNMLPQPVVKQNKTYTHGGGYVGSRNAMKYGYYECEMKANKTFMSSTFWLINEGKGAQGCDKRTTELDIQECVGQIVNKAEWMKNFDQKMNSNTHSRNIPEGCDYAKGSNKGGGDIGGKVYDAFHVYGVWWKSKDEILFFLDGKFVTKVKPPADFDIDMYLRMVVETYDWNPVPDDGGMNGTKEERTTTYNWVRSWKLND
- a CDS encoding sulfatase — protein: MNNKLIKLFLVNLITTVASYAQQPNIVWIVSEDNSKHYMKLFDEHGIATPNIENLAKEGIVFDCAFSNAAVCSAARSTLITSTYGPKLATHYHRAEGKVTLNNTQEMFPAYLRKAGYYTANNAKEDYNIYKSNEVWDESSKKASYKNRKPGQPFFYVFNIETTHESRIHFTNETMNTTKTTMNPAEVFVQPNHPQTDLFRYTNTYYRDKIKAMDTEVGAVLDQLKKDNLLENTIIFYYGDHGGVLPDSKGYLTETGLHIPLVVYVPKKYQDLAAFQPGSRTNSFVSFVDFGATVLNLAGVSVPKTMDGKPFLGKNISKNELEKRDETIGYADRFDEKYDMVRSLRKGNLKYVRNFEPFNVDGLMNEYRYKQLAYKEWFELFKAGKLNAVQSQFFEPKAAEALYDLDKDPFETKNLANDPAYQSQLVSLRKKLHSWMEKQPDLSLYPEFYLLDNAIQNPLEFGKKHQKDIKKYLKIADLEVLNFDKAAPKIVKCLQSKDKWERYWGLIVATSFGEQAKSLTAQITTLMKSDTEIINRVRAAEFLAIVAHQNTSQPILEALYQSKKETEALLILNSIVLLKDFYQKYPFQLELEKIDKKVRENYTVGRRLEYLATK
- a CDS encoding glycoside hydrolase family 28 protein — protein: MINQAVKILVVFFFSGYSALYAVTKLPFYITSYGAKGDSLTVNTIYIQKAIDECAAQGGGVVTIPKGIFISGTILLKDNVVLNLVKGAKLVGSDNPLDYQSIDTFVDAVKQARGTCLIGALNVKNIGITGQGIIDGNGQAFLATQLKKKKVQLGIGDSVKDFGANRPFLLRFVKSSNISLRDITIREAAAWACHFYQSSTIKIDGLTVFNHANKNNDGFDLDSSHDIEIKNCNINTGDDSICIKATSSLPTYNVKVRNCIISSHWGALKLGTESMGDFYNIDIRDCKLYDTRGGGIKILSVDGANIHDVTIQNIVMDEVEMPIFIRLGERLNTYREATKREVGSINKVSLKNITATTRSPEKSRVNPSSGILITGTPNHKIGNVSLENIKITLAGGGKLSDVGVVEEQEKAYPEFSFFKVLPAYGIYARHIEDLQTSNLNFKLKTADERPASILLK
- a CDS encoding glycoside hydrolase family 28 protein produces the protein MKKILFLLLLLFTVVIQAKDYNVLDFGAKGDGLTKDTQAVQKAIDLCSKEGGGKVIIPSGKKVLIGTIYLKDFVTLYLENGSVLLGSPDYSDYATDTHKNTYKNEPHMDRCLIFANEAKSFSIEGKGTIDANGHPKNFTKEKGGRPMMLRFLNCNDIHLSDVTLINPAAWTSAWLYCNEIVVDGIKIISRVNHNGDGLDFDGCTNVRVSNSSFDTSDDSICLQTSRPDKPCKDIVITNCVFTSKWAAMRFGLASRGDFESVTVNNCTFHDISDSGLKIQMNEGGEMKNMIFSNIVMKNVPRPIFMTFCQQRAGVDAPKEMAPMNAMHGFIFENIIVDNRALDKNSVIFITGMPNHYIADIQLKNIQMTVSGGGTKEEALNKNIKEFTLETLGDWWPEFSKVGTLPASGIFARHVDGLSIDNFHINIVNKDERKPVVFDDVLNGSTDTIFVNRKKVKHNN